A window from Toxoplasma gondii ME49 chromosome IX, whole genome shotgun sequence encodes these proteins:
- the MIC16 gene encoding microneme protein MIC16 (encoded by transcript TGME49_289630~Predicted trans-membrane domain (TMHMM2.0):628-651), which yields MVVSCLCTAMSSALSQRNCILISCRLGRQRSRPPDAMKVYAPVFTCRRQFLYEKYTRRRCTTLGGLVALCVIFTAEAISRSQHPYGTSRSDLSPPATVDSTSYGMSILEAGGPSDEVAIPSDRLQTFRNASLDFDRAIRFPNQASVAESRQLRLMQMGECQNVYWGKKELISRITGKWKSALHPSCHESWFTYTSWSRTKTWRECAQALDNSYLYFSWVRRHNEADGACIWVKPSRRDVSKSDVEDCLVDVNPQKEVAVTGIVGSHHGCTTCEVGEWSETTCDSWCNDGVKGRFRELTGHTNSAHCSTSADANCDVCPNLWEVQRCSTAVECAQGIKPRVRFCPNEGREYTAEGWRACAERCQRKFNATNGDTANRDTFYKAECFRYSFNNDTSACILNPLHACPDAESASDVLWISGDVLSMPSADYTTVTWQEWQSWSSCSEVDPATGWKKRTRRPKTWGYRPDNVLSPLQWISVTPCASNVTLTRSELDLAMNPSAMCWVYSDFADWSTVSCEPRCGADRKKTRARAVRQMPVVQPDGRISESCASTEVSLEARQQTKDCPGFVSCGTGCVFGEWTAWSDCRCTAEGSTARTIRARELVSGSKESCTGLEEERKCEKVCEESIFSNGVTYAVAGGIGLVVVIGLGFIGRKFYRALPAERTRDNYL from the exons ATGgttgtttcctgtctctgtacCGCGATGTCAAGTGCCCTCTCTCAACGGAACTGTATCCTGATATCGTGTCGACTCGGTCGTCAGAGGTCAAGACCACCTGACGCAATGAAAGTCTATGCCCCCGTCTTCACATGCCGTCGCCAATTTCTGTACGAAAAATATACACGTCGCCGTTGTACTACGCTTGGAGGCCTGGTAGCTTTATGTGTCATTTTCACTGCTGAAGCTATTTCACGGTCACAACATCCCTACGGAACGTCGAGGAGTGATTTGAGTCCACCAGCAACTGTGGATAGCACAAGCTATG GAATGTCAATCCTGGAGGCTGGCGGCCCATCCGACGAAGTGGCGATTCCCTCCGATAGATTGCAGACTTTTAGAAATGCGTCTCTCGATTTTGATAGGGCTATTCGCTTCCCTAATCAGGCGAGTGTGGCTGAATCAAGGCAACTACGTTTAATGCAGATGGGCG AGTGCCAAAACGTCTATTGGGGAAAAAAAGAGCTCATTAGCAGGATCACAGGGAAATGGAAAAGTGCGCTGCACCCATCCTGTCACGAGAGCTGGTTCACATACACTTCCTGGTCGAGAACAAAAACATGGCGAGAGTGTGCCCAGGCCCTGGACAACTCCTACTTGTATTTTTCTTGGGTGAGACGTCACAACGAAGCCGATGGAGCGTGCATATGGGTCAAGCCCTCCCGCAGAGACGTTAGCAAGAGCGACGTGGAGGACTGTCTGGTCGATG TGAATCCACAAAAAGAAGTTGCCGTAACTGGAATTGTCGGCAGCCACCACGGATGCACAACGTGCGAAGTGGGCGAGTGGTCTGAGACCACCTGTGACAGTTGGTGTAATGATGGAGTAAAGGGTCGTTTTCGCGAACTAACAGGTCACACGAATTCGGCTCACTGCAGTACGTCGGCTGATGCCAACTGCGATGTATGTCCGAATCTGTGGGAAGTTCAACGCTGCAGCACTGCCGTAGAATGCG CTCAAGGAATCAAACCAAGAGTCCGTTTCTGTCCcaacgaaggcagagagtACACGGCTGAAGGCTGGCGCGCCTGTGCCGAACGGTGCCAACGCAAGTTCAATGCCACGAACGGAGACAC GGCGAACCGTGATACCTTCTACAAGGCCGAATGTTTCAGATACTCATTCAACAATGACACCTCCGCTTGTATTCTTAATCCGCTTCATGCGTGCCCCGATGCCGAGTCAGCTAGTGACGTGTTGTGGATTTCTGGAGACGTTCTGAGCATGCCCTCGGCCGACTACACAACCGTAACGTGGCAGGAGTGGCAATCAtggagcagctgcagcgaggTCGACCCGGCAACCGGTTGGAAAAAAAGGACACGACGA CCTAAAACATGGGGGTATCGTCCGGACAACGTCTTATCACCGTTGCAGTGGATATCCGTCACCCCTTGCGCTTCCAACGTAACACTAACACGAAGTGAACTCGATCTGGCGATGAATCCCAGTG CGATGTGCTGGGTGTACAGTGACTTCGCGGATTGGTCGACAGTTTCTTGTGAACCCCGATGCGGggcagacaggaaaaagacgagggcCAGGGCAGTTCGGCAGATGCCTGTGGTACAGCCAGATGGCCGGATCTCGGAGTCGTGTGCATCCACTGAAGTTTCACTGGAGGCACGCCAGCAGACGAAGGACTGTCCCGGTTTTGTATCCTGTG GCACCGGCTGCGTCTTCGGAGAGTGGACGGCATGGAGCGATTGCCGGTGCACAGCGGAAGGGTCAACAGCGCGAACGATTCGCGCGCGAGAACTCGTCTCTGGCTCTAAAGAATCCTGCACTGGTCtcgaggaggaaaggaaatgTGAAAAAGTTTGCGAAG AAAGCATTTTCTCCAATGGAGTCACTTACGCAGTTGCCGGAGGCATTGGGCTGGTAGTTGTCATTGGCTTAGGTTTTATAGGACGCAAGTTTTATCGAGCTCTGCCCGCCGAACGGACACGGGACAACTACCTCTAA
- a CDS encoding hypothetical protein (encoded by transcript TGME49_289640) has product MPILVRNVFGLSPNCSLVSCRSTLENALPRSTPNPPFFEVQQKCMHHSSQLQRFYTNRYYKKECPRCSRPNIVPVRRCGYCDLLLTDLDIRLVGRDVFRELVASRTPNHTQRNDLTSLVRDQELGDYGASVIVSRQLATTGEGGAKAASGSRNVPAEIHRCFDFLVATHPYPISALHLSAIPKGTMYDIKQLRRAHIPLLKRMQQCVTPLAVELIDGMCQGRGSCTNRMWTADRKVTDSAAAQSQAGEAVAPLKAGGDDMSQSVNSISPDKDSRIQKGRKSTNSQAKELMEQSVIFGFTYPCGFLQLNMHAIVPPIRTFNIFEAPYFYPLKKVLQDLQNFGAVQPYEQHRGSGRFGCDAILKEVREVDAAVRRALQYGAPRN; this is encoded by the exons ATGCCTATCCTTGTGCGAAATGTCTTCGGACTTTCGCCGAATTGCTCCTTGGTTTCCTGTCGGTCTACTCTAGAGAATGCACTGCCGAGGAGCACGCCGAATCCTCCGTTCTTTGAAGTCCAGCAGAAGTGCATGCATCACTCGTCACAGCTCCAACGCTTCTATACGAACCGGTACTACAAGAAGGAGTGCCCGCGTTGCTCAAGGCCTAACATCGTGCCCGTCCGCCGGTGTGGTTACTGCGATTTGCTGCTGACAGATTTGGACATTCGACTTGTCGGTCGAGATGTATTCCGTGAACTTGTGGCCTCGCGGACACCCAATCACACCCAGAGAAATGACTTAACTTCTCTCGTACGAGATCAGGAGCTCGGAGACTACGGTGCGAGCGTGATTGTCTCTAGACAACTGGCTACTActggagagggaggagcgaAAGCAGCTTCTGGTTCGCGGAATGTGCCTGCGGAGATCCACAGATGTTTTGACTTCTTGGTGGCAACTCATCCGTATCCTATTAGCGCGTTGCATTTGTCTGCCATCCCAAAGGGAACTATGTACGATATCAAACAACTTCGGCGAGCACACATTCCCTTGCTCAAACGAATGCAACAATGTGTCACGCCATTAGCAGTGGAACTTATCGATGGAATGTGTCAAGGCAGAGGCAGCTGTACTAACAGGATGTGGACAGCAGATCGTAAAGTTACCGACAGTGCTGCTGCTCAGAGCCAGGCAGGCGAGGCAGTTGCCCCACTTAAGGCCGGGGGAGATGATATGTCACAGTCGGTCAACTCGATTTCCCCGGATAAAGACTCGCGAATccaaaaagggagaaagtcGACTAATTCACAAGCCAAGGAGCTGATGGAACAGTCAGTCATTTTCGGTTTCACCTATCCATGCGGATTCCTCCAGTTAAACATGCATGCCATCGTCCCGCCCATAAGAACCTTCAACATCTTCGAAGCGCCGTACTTTTACCCGCTGAAAAAGGTGCTGCAAGATCTGCAAAATTTCGGGGCGGTTCAACCTTACGAGCAACATCGTGGTTCAGGCAG GTTCGGATGTGACGCCATTCTAAAAGAGGTCAGAGAGGTTGACGCAGCTGTGAGGCGTGCCCTACAATACGGTGCTCCCAGGAATTAA
- a CDS encoding PEP-carboxykinase I (encoded by transcript TGME49_289650~Product name based on PMID:18336823.) — MNYTMHLSRNVLREVYRFLPGRGFLPAQGSTASRVRHSLADKEFPCCSRSETCGLHIAEVRHTFFRQLRGSSGVNRKSSDAQRQFVVQFSRSVRKMNRTQSSGSLKDSISFLEMLKKQIDANLQHHKPGDCPLTKKDILDLGQLQKEIDFQENVQAVGITCAQLFHNTAPSVLYEQALKKEAGSLIASSGALCVSSGLKTGRSPADKRIVEEPSSRDDVWWGKVNIPFCEKSYLVNRERAVDYLNLQDQLYIVDAFAGWDPEYRIKIRVITTRAYHALFMQNMLVMPTAEELENFRPDFTIYNAGCFPANRFTNGVTSQTSVAMNLGAGEMVILGTQYAGEMKKGILTLMMYLMPKRGQLPLHSSCNVGPKGDVTLFFGLSGTGKTTLSADPSRQLIGDDEHVWTDKGVFNIEGGCYAKCKDLSKEQEPEIWNAIRFGSVLENVIIDGTTRVVDFRDVSITENTRCAYPLSFIPNALLPAKVDTHPSNIILLTCDAFGVLPPLSKLTPDQVMYHFISGYTSKMAGTEIGILEPTATFSACYGAPFLAMHPMVYAEMLAKKLKEHNAHAWLLNTGWICGGYGMNEGRRIPLKYTRLMVDAIHNGAALQTEYQTMPVFNLAVPTAINGVPSDLLLPQTCWADQNKLDKQMRKLASLFVENFSNYTDRATPNVVAAGPVF, encoded by the exons ATGAATTATACAATGCACTTGTCTCGCAACGTCTTAAGAGAGGTGTACAGATTCCTCCCAGGAAGGGGTTTCTTGCCCGCACAAGGTTCAACTGCCTCACGTGTCCGTCACTCTCTTGCAGACAAGGAGTTCCCTTGCTGTTCCCGCTCTGAAACCTGTGGCTTACATATCGCTGAAGTGAGGCATACATTCTTTCGTCAGCTCCGTGGAAGTTCGGGAGTGAACCGAAAATCTTCCGATGCTCAGAGGCAATTCGTCGTCCAATTCTCTCGCTCGGTCAGAAAAATGAATAGAACACAGTCGTCGGGGAGTCTCAAGGACTCCATCAGCTTCTTAGAGATGCTCAAGAAGCAAATCGACGCGAACCTGCAACACCACAAACCAGGCGATTGTCCTCTGACAAAGAAGGATATTCTCGATCTTGGccagctgcagaaagaaaTCGACTTCCAAGAGAATGTCCAAGCG GTCGGAATTACATGCGCCCAGCTCTTCCACAACACGGCCCCTTCCGTTTTGTACGAGCAAGCCCTcaagaaagaggcaggctCTCTCATAGCCAGCAGCGGtgctctgtgtgtctcttcag GCTTGAAGACTGGACGGTCACCCGCGGATAAACGGATAGTAGAGGAACCGTCGTCGAGAGACGATGTGTGGTGGGGAAAGGTCAACATTCCTTTCTGCGAGAAGTCCTACCTTGTAAACCGTGAACGTGCGGTGGATTACCTGAACCTTCAG GATCAACTCTACATTGTGGACGCTTTTGCCGGCTGGGATCCGGAGTACCGCATCAAGATTCGTGTGATTACCACCCGGGCGTATCACGCATTGTTCATGCAAAACATGCTCGTCATGCCGACAGCTGAAGAGCTGGAGAACTTCAGGCCGGACTTCACAATCTACAATGCAGGCTGCTTCCCGGCAAACCGGTTCACAAATG GTGTAACAAGCCAGACCTCCGTCGCCATGAATTTGGGAGCAGGAGAGATGGTCATTCTGGGAACTCAGTACGCtggagagatgaagaaaggcATCTTGACGCTGATGATGTACCTGATGCCAAAGAGGGGCCAGTTGCCTCTTCACTCGTCTTGCAACGTCGGACCCAAAGGAGACGTCACTCTTTTTTTCGGTCTCTCTGGAACCGGCAAAACCACACTG TCTGCAGATCCATCGAGGCAGCTGATTGGTGATGATGAGCACGTGTGGACAGATAAAGGCGTTTTCAACATCGAGGGTGGCTGCTATGCGAAGTGCAAGGACCTCTCAAAGGAACAGGAGCCGGAGATTTGGAACGCTATCCGTTTCGGCAGCGTACTCGAGAATGTTATCATCGATGGTACTACGCGGGTTGTTGATTTCCGTGACGTTTCGATCACGGAGAACACTCGATGTGCGTACCCTTTGTCCTTCATTCCGAATGCTCTGCTTCCGGCGAAAGTCGACACCCATCCGTCGAACATTATTTTGCTG ACATGCGATGCATTCGGTGTTCTACCGCCCCTGTCAAAACTGACCCCCGACCAAGTCATGTACCACTTCATTAGTGGCTATACCAGCAAGATGGCTGGAACGGAAATCGGTATTCTTGAGCCAACAGCAACGTTCTCCGCGTGCTACGGAGCACCTTTCTTGGCCATGCATCCCATGGTGTACGCTGAAATGCTG GCcaagaagctgaaggagcACAACGCTCATGCGTGGCTGTTGAATACTGGTTGGATCTGTGGAGGCTACGGAATGAACGAAGGGCGACGCATTCCTCTTAAATACACTCGCCTCATGGTGGACGCTATTCACAATGGCGCCGCTTTGCAAACCGAGTATCAA ACGATGCCTGTGTTTAACCTGGCCGTGCCGACCGCGATCAACGGTGTCCCAAGCGATCTGTTGCTTCCCCAGACCTGCTGGGCGGATCAGAACAAGCTCGACAAGCAGATGCGTAAACTGGCGTCTCTGTTTGTGGAGAACTTCAGTAATTACACCGATAGGGCGACCCCCAATGTTGTGGCTGCTGGTCCGGTTTTTTAG
- a CDS encoding hypothetical protein (encoded by transcript TGME49_289660~Signal peptide predicted by SignalP 2.0 HMM (probability 0.994) with cleavage site probability 0.536 at residue 18) yields the protein MKSFMILGILFPFAATVGQTHQTASDQTWHPLLTRAADGTLTRNTATAKDMPANPSVRFLEFGSTVMAPVNDRMCACRLIEESRVTAPSAQSPTSYTFSPRGALTSTSPVFRQISPISGYAAMHAPVMLLSPTGQSGIFSP from the exons ATGAAGTCATTTATGATTTTAGGTATCCTTTTCCCTTTCGCAGCTACTGTTGGACAAACACACCAGACTGCTTCCGACCAAACATGGCATCCGCTCCTGACTCGGGCAGCGGATGGCACTCTGACAAGGAACACAGCCACTGCCAAAGATATGCCTGCTAATCCTTCTGTGCGCTTTCTCGAATTCGGTTCGACTGTAATG GCTCCCGTGAACGACAGAATGTGCGCGTGCAGATTAATTG AGGAGAGCCGCGTGACTGCCCCCTCGGCACAAAGTCCGACATCGTACACCTTCTCGCCACGAGGTGCCCTAACATCAACGTCTCCTGTTTTCAGACAG ATATCACCGATATCCGGATATGCTGCTATGCACGCGCCCGTAATGTTACTGTCCCCAACTGGCCAG AGTGGTATCTTCTCCCCATGA
- a CDS encoding DNA repair metallo-beta-lactamase (encoded by transcript TGME49_289670) gives MASVSIAASRHVSHIVPETEPLVLVDTFRKVPKGSFVFFLSHFHADHYSGLSSSWSRGVVYCSVLTARLIITFLRVNKALVRGLDLDTEYEIADARVTLLDANHCPGAVMFLCKTKGGKTYLHTGDFRYDRHMVDHPALANCHIDTVFLDTTYGRPEYEFEPQVDTIQRAVNVAEEVCKESKQPGRVLFLVGSYTIGKEKIALALSETFGWTVFASGKRRRILDCLQLEQLRDGGLGDDPATCCIHIVPMNTIGTVMPYFRPNFPRIQKYMEDAGLSDVFSSVVAFLPTGWSFTSKWNKEHSSMSSGCITVHLLEYSEHSSYTELKEFVNHLRPNQVIPTVYSNQKDFCRLLRDMQPTTKAEASRGAHISQGNSGRKRTRTRETGNQKQLKITSFFSSAPSVGAMETLSVRKSIPQTRHLQRYQRIQPEVIELSE, from the exons ATGGCTAGTGTGTCTATTGCCGCATCACGGCACGTTTCCCATATTGTTCCTGAAACAGAGCCCTTGGTTTTAGTTGACACGTTCAGGAAGGTGCCAAAAGgatctttcgttttctttctctctcactttcaCGCTGATCATTACAGCGGGCTGTCTAGTTCTTGGTCCAGAGGCGTTGTGTATTGCTCTGTGCTGACCG CAAGGCTAATCATCACATTTCTTCGCGTAAACAAAGCGCTTGTCCGCGGTTTAGATCTCGACACCGAATACGAAATTGCTGACGCACGAGTCACGCTTCTGGATGCAAACCACTGCCCAG GAGCTGTAATGTTCCTCTGCAAGacgaaaggaggaaaaacgtACTTACATACGGGAGATTTTCGCTACGATCGTCATATGGTCGACCACCCTGCACTGGCCAACTGCCACATTGACACGGTGTTTCTGGACACCACCTACGGCAGACCGGAGTACGAATTTGAGCCGCAGGTGGACACGATTCAGCGTGCGGTAAACGTTGCAGAGGAG gTTTGCAAGGAAAGCAAACAACCAGGACGGGTCTTGTTTCTCGTGGGTTCGTACACTATAG GCAAGGAGAAGATTGCTCTTGCGCTTTCTGAGACCTTTGGATGGACCGTATTCGCAAGCGGAAAACGACGCCGCATTCTTGACTGCTTGCAACTGGAACAGCTA cgcgATGGAGGCCTCGGTGACGACCCGGCAACCTGTTGCATACATATCGTTCCCATGAACACCATAG GCACAGTCATGCCTTACTTCCGCCCTAACTTTCCACGGATTCAAAAGTATATGGAAGATGCCGGCCTCAGCgacgtcttctcttctgttgtAG CATTTCTGCCGACAGGCTGGTCCTTCACCAGCAAATGGAACAAAGAACACTCTTCAAT GAGTTCGGGATGCATCACTGTGCATCTGCTCGAGTACAGCGAACACTCAAGCTACACCGAACTAAAAGAATTTGTGAACCATTTACGGCCTAATCAAGTG ATTCCGACGGTTTATTCGAATCAGAAGGATTTTTGTCGCCTGCTTCGAGATATGCAACCGACGACG aaggcagaagcgtCCAGGGGGGCCCACATATCGCAAGGGAATTCAGGACGGAAAAGGACCCGTACGCGAGAAACAGGGAACCAGAAACAGCTGAAGATCACCAGCTTTTTCTCAAGCGCCCCCTCCGTCGGCGCGATGGAAACCCTATCAGTGCGGAAATCTATCCCTCAGACGCGCCATCTCCAACGCTACCAACGAATTCAGCCGGAAGTCATCGAGCTCTCGGAGTAA
- a CDS encoding Ras-related protein Rab11 (encoded by transcript TGME49_289680) produces the protein MAAKDEYYDYLYKIVLIGDSGVGKSNMLSRFTRDEFNLESKSTIGVEFATKSVYLDEGKVIKAQIWDTAGQERYRAITSAYYRGAVGALLVYDITKRQSFENVERWLKELRDHADPNIVILLVGNKSDLKHLRAVSVEEATKFANREHLAFIETSALDATNVEQAFHQILAEIYLLRQKKQIEDNPQSTTQPGRGQKIHLDEERTDSQIRQSRRGCCSA, from the exons ATGGCGGCTAAAGATGAATACTACGATTATCTCTACAAGA TTGTCCTGATTGGAGACAGTGGCGTCGGGAAATCCAACATGCTTTCTCG ATTTACGCGGGACGAGTTCAACTTGGAGAGCAAATCAACGATCGGCGTTGAGTTCGCAACAAAGAGCGTATACTTAGATGAGGGCAAGGTCATCAAGGCACAGATTTGGGATACCG CGGGACAAGAGAGATATCGAGCCATTACTTCCGCGTACTACAGGGGAGCTGTTGGAGCACTTCTTGTGTACGACATCACGAAACGTCAGTCGTTCGAGAAT GTAGAAAGATGGCTTAAAGAGCTTCGCGACCATGCGGACCCCAACATCGTCATTCTGCTCGTGGGAAACAAAAGCGATCTGAAGCATCTGCGTGCTGTTTCCGTTGAGGAGGCGACAAAGTTTGCGAACAGAGAGCACCTCGCCTTCATCGAGACTTCCGCGTTGGATGCGACAAACGTTGAGCAGGCGTTCCACCAGATTCTGGCGG AAATCTATCTTCTtcggcagaagaagcaaatcGAGGATAACCCCCAGTCGACTACTCAACCagggagaggacagaaaatCCAC CTTGATGAGGAGCGAACAGATAGCCAAATACGGCAAAGCAGACGTGGCTGCTGTTCCGCCTGA
- the GAPDH1 gene encoding glyceraldehyde-3-phosphate dehydrogenase GAPDH1 (encoded by transcript TGME49_289690~Product name based on PMID:18949028;17449654.) produces the protein MALLTTVRDSCFYFPQKTASRHVFLACVTALLQRSDPTFFCEQSTSMQPEADSAWQPDAGTVSLLTRVKDLRVAIAPVLWKSAEAHEHRHHPSACCGPVERNLLQYTARPAPPPFPDLAPSLLWPRARLRTKKIAGRSYTTPDCRHFAKMVCKLGINGFGRIGRLVFRAAMERGDVEVLAINDPFMSLDYMVYLLRYDSVHGHYPGEVSHKDGKLIVGGKAVTVFNEKEPTAIPWGQAGVHYICESTGIFLTKEKAQAHLTNGAKKVIMSAPPKDDTPMFVMGVNNDQYKSSDVIVSNASCTTNCLAPLAKIVHDKFGIVEGLMTTVHAMTANQLTVDGPSKGGKDWRAGRSAGVNIIPASTGAAKAVGKIIPSLNGKLTGMAFRVPVPDVSVVDLTCKLAKPAKYEDIVAAVKEAATSGPMKGIISYTDEEVVSSDFVHCKFSSVFDINAGIMLNDTFVKLVSWYDNEWGYSNRLVELAHYMSVQDGA, from the exons ATGGCCTTGCTAACGACAGTCCGTGACAGTTGCTTTTACTTTCCACAGAAAACAGCCTCAAGACATGTGTTCTTAGCGTGTGTGACTGCCCTACTGCAGCGCAGCGATCCGACTTTTTTTTGCGAACAGTCGACGAGCATGCAACCTGAAGCTGATTCCGCGTGGCAACCCGATGCTGGTACTGTTTCGCTGCTCACGCGAGTGAAGGATCTAAGGGTCGCTATTGCGCCGGTACTGTGGAAGTCTGCGGAAGCGCACGAGCATCGCCACCACCCATCCGCCTGTTGTGGGCCAGTGGAACGGAATCTGCTCCAATACACGGCGCGTCCCGCACCTCCACCCTTCCCCGACTTggctccttcgcttctttggCCGAGGGCGCGTCTGCGAACCAAAAAGATTGCGGGACGCAGTTACACGACCCCGGACTGCAG ACACTTTGCCAAGATGGTGTGCAAGCTGGGTATTAACGGTTTTGGCCGTATTGGCCGTCTGGTGTTCCGTGCTGCGATGGAACGCGGCGACGTG GAGGTTTTGGCGATCAACGACCCGTTCATGTCCCTGGACTACATGGTGTACCTTCTGAGATACGACTCGGTCCACGGCCACTACCCCGGCGAAGTCAGCCACAAGGACGGCAAGCTCATTGTCGGCGGAAAGGCCGTGACTGTCTTCAACGAGAAGGAGCCAACTGCCATCCCTTGGGGCCAGGCTGGCGTCCACTACATCTGCGAGTCCACCGGTATTTTCCTCACCAAAGAGAAGGCTCAGGCTCACTTGACCAACGGCGCGAAGAAGGTCATCATGTCCGCCCCCCCCAAGGACGACACCCCGATGTTCGTCATGGGTGTCAACAATGACCAGTACAAGTCCAGCGATGTCATTGTGTCGAACGCCTCTTGCACGACCAACTGCTTGGCTCCTCTCGCCAAAATTGTCCACGATAAGTTCGGCATCGTTGAGGGTCTCATGACCACCGTCCATGCGATGACGGCGAACCAGCTGACGGTTGATGGACCCTCCAAGGGTGGCAAAGATTGGCGCGCTGGCCGGTCGGCAGGCGTCAACATCATCCCTGCCTCCACTGGTGCCGCCAAGGCTGTGGGCAAGATTATTCCTTCCCTGAACGGCAAGCTGACCGGTATGGCTTTCCGTGTGCCCGTCCCCGACGTGTCTGTGGTTGATCTGACCTGCAAGCTGGCCAAGCCCGCGAAGTACGAGGACATCGTGGCAGCTGTGAAGGAGGCTGCCACCTCCGGCCCCATGAAGGGAATCATCAGCTACACCGACGAAGAGGTCGTCTCCTCTGACTTCGTCCACTGCAAGTTCTCCTCCGTGTTTGACATCAACGCCGGCATCATGCTTAACGACACCTTCGTTAAGCTCGTGTCTTGGTACGACAACGAGTGGGGATACTCCAACCGCCTTGTTGAGCTGGCTCACTACATGTCCGTCCAGGACGGCGCGTAA